The sequence ACCGCGCGGCCTGGGAGGACGTCCCGTTGCGCACCGCTCGTGCTGCCGCCATGGGCGAGCCGACGTCCGAAGACGGTGTGGCGAGCGTCCAGATGTTGAAAACTCTTGCCACGCTTCGCAAGAATGTCGATCTGCAATCGCAGGTGGTGCACGGCGACCTCTTCGGCACGGTGCTGTTCGCCGGTGCCGCCGCCCCGGGCATCACCGACATCGTCCCGTACTGGCGCCCGGCTCCGTGGGCCGCCGCAGTCGTCGTCGTCGACTCGCTCGCGTGGGGCGGCGCAGACGACGATCTGGTGCATCGCTGGGCAGATCAGCCCGAATGGCCGCAGATGATGCTCCGCGCGACCATGTTCCGACTGGCCGTGCACGCGTTACATCCGCGGGCGACCGCAGGCGCCCTCCCCGGTCTGCAGCGTGTCGTCGACCTCGTCCGACTGCTGCTCTAGGTGGATCTTCGCAGGTAGGGGCTCTGCGGAGCGTCTCACAGCACACGCGCCACAAAGTGAGCACAACGTGACTCTTCGGTCACGCGAGGGAAAGTCCCGGCAACACGGGCTCTCTAACTTGGGATCCAATCGTCCGACAATGTCGTCGGCCAACCACCAGCTCACACGATTGGATGGCCCATGCCTGTATCCGTCTCCGCGTTGCGGAGCGCGCTGACACGCGATCACACGATCACCGACTGGGACCCCGAGGACCGAGAGGCCTGGGACGGCGGCAACGCGGCGGTCGCCAAGCGCAACCTGGTCTGGTCGGTGATCTGCGAACACGTCGGCTTCTCGATCTGGTCGCTGTTCTCGGTGATGGCCCTCTTCATGGGCCCGGAGTACGGCATCAGCCTCGATCAGAAGTTCGTGATCGCTGCGACGGCCACTTTCGTGGGTTCGTGCCTGCGAATTCCCTATACCCAGGCCACTGCTCGCTTCGGTGGTCGCAA is a genomic window of Gordonia sp. SID5947 containing:
- a CDS encoding TIGR02569 family protein, with the protein product MKTLEPPEHVLNTFGLTAHPPIPMGDSWIGGWRVGEVVLSLVPDHARAAWSASVRESLYVEGLRVARPFRATDGRYVVSGWRADTYIAGVPEPRHDEVVLVADRLHAATAELERPRFLLQSPAPPHTDVDVFTAADRAAWEDVPLRTARAAAMGEPTSEDGVASVQMLKTLATLRKNVDLQSQVVHGDLFGTVLFAGAAAPGITDIVPYWRPAPWAAAVVVVDSLAWGGADDDLVHRWADQPEWPQMMLRATMFRLAVHALHPRATAGALPGLQRVVDLVRLLL